Proteins from one Desmodus rotundus isolate HL8 chromosome 9, HLdesRot8A.1, whole genome shotgun sequence genomic window:
- the FGF17 gene encoding fibroblast growth factor 17 isoform X1 — translation MEAARLLPSFALCLQLLILCCQTQGENHPSPNFNQYVRDQGAMTDQLSRRQIREYQLYSRTSGKHVQVTGRRISATAEDGNKFAKLIVETDTFGSRVRIKGAESEKYICMNKRGKLIGKPSGKSKDCVFTEIVLENNYTAFQNARHEGWFMAFTRQGRPRQASRSRQNQREAHFIKRLYEGQLPFPNQVERQKQFEFVGSAPTRRTKRTRRPQPLT, via the exons ATGGAAGCCGCTCGCCTGCTGCCCAGCTTCGCTCT GTGTCTGCAGCTACTCATTCTCTGCTGTCAAACTCAG GGGGAGAATCACCCGTCTCCTAATTTTAACCAGTACGTGAGGGACCAGGGTGCCATGACCGACCAGCTGAGCAGGCGGCAGATCCGTGAGTACCAGCTCTACAGCCGGACCAGCGGCAAGCACGTGCAGGTCACCGGGCGTCGTATCTCTGCCACGGCTGAGGACGGCAACAAGTTTG CCAAGCTCATCGTGGAGACGGACACCTTCGGGAGCCGGGTGCGCATCAAGGGGGCTGAGAGCGAGAAGTACATCTGCATGAACAAGAGGGGCAAGCTCATCGGGAAG cCCAGCGGGAAAAGCAAAGACTGCGTGTTCACAGAGATCGTGCTGGAAAACAACTACACGGCTTTCCAGAACGCCAGGCACGAGGGCTGGTTCATGGCCTTCACGCGGCAGGGCCGGCCCCGCCAGGCCTCCCGCAGCCGCCAGAACCAGCGCGAGGCTCACTTCATCAAGCGCCTCTACGAGGGCCAGCTGCCTTTTCCCAACCAAGTGGAGAGGCAGAAGCAGTTCGAGTTTGTGGGCTCAGCCCCAACCCGCCGGACCAAGCGCACGCGGAGGCCGCAGCCCCTGACGTAG
- the FGF17 gene encoding fibroblast growth factor 17 isoform X2: MEAARLLPSFALCLQLLILCCQTQYVRDQGAMTDQLSRRQIREYQLYSRTSGKHVQVTGRRISATAEDGNKFAKLIVETDTFGSRVRIKGAESEKYICMNKRGKLIGKPSGKSKDCVFTEIVLENNYTAFQNARHEGWFMAFTRQGRPRQASRSRQNQREAHFIKRLYEGQLPFPNQVERQKQFEFVGSAPTRRTKRTRRPQPLT, encoded by the exons ATGGAAGCCGCTCGCCTGCTGCCCAGCTTCGCTCT GTGTCTGCAGCTACTCATTCTCTGCTGTCAAACTCAG TACGTGAGGGACCAGGGTGCCATGACCGACCAGCTGAGCAGGCGGCAGATCCGTGAGTACCAGCTCTACAGCCGGACCAGCGGCAAGCACGTGCAGGTCACCGGGCGTCGTATCTCTGCCACGGCTGAGGACGGCAACAAGTTTG CCAAGCTCATCGTGGAGACGGACACCTTCGGGAGCCGGGTGCGCATCAAGGGGGCTGAGAGCGAGAAGTACATCTGCATGAACAAGAGGGGCAAGCTCATCGGGAAG cCCAGCGGGAAAAGCAAAGACTGCGTGTTCACAGAGATCGTGCTGGAAAACAACTACACGGCTTTCCAGAACGCCAGGCACGAGGGCTGGTTCATGGCCTTCACGCGGCAGGGCCGGCCCCGCCAGGCCTCCCGCAGCCGCCAGAACCAGCGCGAGGCTCACTTCATCAAGCGCCTCTACGAGGGCCAGCTGCCTTTTCCCAACCAAGTGGAGAGGCAGAAGCAGTTCGAGTTTGTGGGCTCAGCCCCAACCCGCCGGACCAAGCGCACGCGGAGGCCGCAGCCCCTGACGTAG